From Cuculus canorus isolate bCucCan1 chromosome 7, bCucCan1.pri, whole genome shotgun sequence, one genomic window encodes:
- the NDST2 gene encoding bifunctional heparan sulfate N-deacetylase/N-sulfotransferase 2: MIQLWKVVRHVRQLELHRLILLLIAFSLISMCFLAYYVTNSPKIKEPPPLPFSDCSNQHRILIPPQASWRLTKSVDTSRTDPVVLVFVESIYSQLGQEIVAILESSRFKYRTEIAPGKGDMPTLTDKDRGRYALIIYENILKYVNLDAWNRELLDKYCVEYGVGIIGFFKANENSLLSAQLKGFPLFLHSNLGLRDYHINPSAPLLYVTRANEVEQGPLPGDDWTVFQSNHSTYEPVLLASTKSSESIPHLATHKALHATVVQDLGLHDGIQRVLFGNNLNFWLHKLIFVDAIAYLTGKRLCLTLDRYILVDIDDIFVGKEGTRMKVSDVEALLSTQNKLRTLVPNFTFNLGFSGKFYHTGTDEEDEGDDMLLTHRKEFWWFPHMWSHMQPHLFHNVTVLAEQMKLNKQFAVEHGIPTDLGYAVAPHHSGVYPVHTQLYEAWKTVWSIQVTSTEEYPHLRPARYRRGFIHNGIMVLPRQTCGLFTHTIFYNEYPGGSKELDKSIRGGELFLTVLLNPISIFMTHLSNYGNDRLGLYTFESLVKFVQCWTNLRLQTLPPVQLAKKYFEIFPQEKNPLWQNPCDDKRHKDIWSKEKTCDRLPKFLIVGPQKTGTTAVHFFLTMHPAVTSNFPSPSTFEEIQFFNGPNYHKGIDWYMEFFPIPSNASTDFMFEKSANYFDTEVVPKRGAALLPRAKIITVLINPADRAYSWYQHQRAHSDPVALNYTFYQVISAKSQAPPELRNLQSRCLLPGWYSTHLERWLTYYPSGQLLIVDGQELRHNPASVMDSIQKFLGVTPLFNYTQALRFDEAKGFWCQLLDGGKTKCLGKSKGRKYPDMDSSSRLFLRDFYREHNIELSKLMNRLGQPLPTWLREELQNSSWS, translated from the exons ATGATTCAGTTGTGGAAAGTAGTGCGGCACGTGCGACAGCTGGAGCTCCACAGGCTGATCCTGCTGCTCATCGCCTTCAGCCTGATCTCCATGTGCTTCCTGGCTTACTACGTCACCAACAGCCCCAAAATCAAGGAGCCACCACCCCTGCCCTTCAGTGACTGCAGCAACCAGCACCGCATCTTGATCCCACCCCAAGCCAGCTGGAGGCTCACAAAATCTGTGGACACTTCGCGCACAGATCCTGTGGTGCTGGTCTTTGTGGAAAGCATATACTCCCAGCTGGGGCAGGAAATAGTGGCAATCCTGGAATCCAGCCGATTTAAATACAGGACAGAGATTGCCCCTGGCAAAGGGGATATGCCTACCCTGACGGACAAAGACAGGGGACGCTACGCTCTTATTATCTACGAAAACATCCTTAAGTATGTAAACCTGGATGCTTGGAACCGAGAACTGCTGGACAAGTACTGTGTAGAGTATGGAGTAGGGATTATAGGCTTCTTCAAAGCCAACGAGAACAGCCTGCTTAGCGCACAGCTCAAgggttttcccctttttctgcattccaaCCTGGGGCTGCGGGACTATCACATCAACCCGAGTGCTCCCCTGCTCTATGTCACGCGGGCTAACGAGGTGGAGCAGGGTCCCCTGCCTGGCGATGACTGGACTGTGTTCCAGTCCAATCACAGCACCTATGAGCCAGTGCTGTTGGCCAGCACAAAGTCCTCTGAGTCTATTCCTCACCTGGCCACCCACAAAGCATTGCATGCCACGGTGGTGCAGGATCTGGGTCTGCATGACGGGATCCAGCGGGTCCTCTTTGGCAACAACCTCAATTTTTGGCTGCACAAACTCATTTTCGTGGATGCCATTGCCTACTTGACTGGCAAGCGCCTCTGCCTGACACTTGATCGCTACATCCTCGTCGACATTGATGATATATTTGTGGGAAAAGAGGGCACTCGCATGAAAGTATCTGATGTAGAG GCTTTACTGAGTACTCAGAACAAGCTGAGAACTTTAGTCCCAAACTTCACCTTCAACCTGGGCTTCTCAGGGAAATTCTATCACACAG gtacagatgaggaggatgagggggatgaCATGCTGCTCACACACAGGAAGGAGTTCTGGTGGTTCCCTCACATGTGGAGTCACATGCAGCCTCACCTTTTCCACAATGTCACTGTGCTAGCAGAGCAAATGAAGCTTAACAAACAGTTTGCTGTG GAGCATGGAATTCCCACAGACTTGGGCTACGCTGTGGCGCCCCATCATTCTGGAGTTTATCCTGTCCACACGCAACTCTACGAGGCATGGAAAACTGTTTGGAGCATCCAAGTAACAAGCACAGAGGAATACCCACACCTACGGCCCGCCCGGTACCGCCGTGGATTCATCCATAATGGAATCATG GTCCTGCCTCGACAGACCTGTGGTCTCTTCACTCACACCATCTTCTACAATGAGTATCCTGGTGGTTCAAAGGAGTTGGACAAGAGCATTCGTGGTGGTGAGCTCTTCCTGACAGTGCTCCTGAACCCG ATCAGCATCTTCATGACCCACCTGTCCAACTATGGGAATGACCGTCTGGGACTGTACACCTTTGAGAGCCTGGTCAAGTTTGTGCAGTGCTGGACCAACCTTCGCCTGCAAACACTTCCCCCTGTCCAGCTCGCAAAGAAGTACTTTGAAATCTTTCCCCAGGAGAAGAATCCCTTGTGGCAG AATCCCTGTGATGACAAGAGGCACAAGGACATCTGGTCCAAAGAGAAAACGTGTGATCGACTCCCCAAGTTCCTCATCGTGGGACCTCAGAAAACTG GCACTACGGCAGTGCACTTCTTCTTGACCATGCATCCAGCTGTCACCAGTAACTTCCCAAGCCCATCCACCTTCGAGGAGATCCAGTTTTTTAATGGACCAAATTATCACAAAGGAATCGATTG GTACATGGAATTCTTTCCCATCCCCTCCAATGCCAGCACTGACTTCATGTTTGAGAAAAGCGCCAATTACTTTGACACAGAGGTGGTGCCGAAACGTGGCGCAGCCCTGCTGCCTCGAGCCAAAATCATCACTGTCCTGATCAACCCTGCTGACCGAGCCTATTCGTGGTACCAG CACCAGCGAGCTCACAGTGACCCCGTGGCACTCAATTACACTTTCTATCAAGTGATCTCTGCAAAGTCCCAGGCACCTCCAGAACTGCGCAACCTGCAGAGCCGCTGCCTGCTCCCTGGCTGGTATTCCACCCATCTGGAGCGCTGGCTGACATACTACCCCTCTGGGCAG cttctcatcgTGGATGGGCAGGAGCTGAGACACAACCCTGCCTCCGTAATGGACAGCATCCAGAAGTTCTTGGGAGTCACGCCACTCTTCAACTACACCCAGGCCCTCAG ATTTGATGAAGCAAAAGGATTTTGGTGCCAGCTGCTAGATGGAGGGAAGACGAAATGCCTtggaaagagcaaaggaagaaaatacccTGATATGGACTCCTCG TCACGGCTGTTCCTAAGAGACTTCTACCGGGAGCACAACATTGAATTATCCAAGCTGATGAACAGACTCgggcagccccttccaacctggctCCGAGAGGAACTACAGAACTCCAGCTGGAGCTGA